The following coding sequences lie in one Bacteroidota bacterium genomic window:
- the murB gene encoding UDP-N-acetylmuramate dehydrogenase — translation MKILEYHSLKNLNTFGIDASAKYFAEFSSIQDIEELLSNPKFLNTKKLILGGGSNLLFTKNFDGIVLKNNLKGIELVKEDTDFYYVKSAAGEVWHEFVMYCIQHNYAGLENLSLIPGNVGASPMQNIGAYGVEIKDVFYELEAFHIADKKMRTFSKAECKFGYRESVFKRELKNQYIITSVTFKLFKTPQFNTSYGAIETELKAMGIIEKSIRAISKAVCNIRNSKLPNPAEIGNAGSFFKNPEVVRGKYEFLKIKYPTIVGYELENGNVKLAAGWLIEQAGWKGKTIGEAGVHKLQALVLVNYGNAKGNEIFDLSTKVLESVKEKFGVELEREVNII, via the coding sequence ATGAAAATCCTGGAATACCATTCCTTAAAAAACCTCAACACATTCGGTATTGATGCCTCTGCAAAATACTTTGCCGAATTTTCAAGCATACAGGACATCGAAGAGCTTTTATCCAACCCTAAATTTTTAAATACTAAAAAATTAATTCTCGGAGGAGGAAGCAACTTGCTGTTCACCAAAAATTTTGACGGAATTGTTTTAAAAAATAACCTCAAAGGAATTGAGTTGGTAAAAGAGGATACTGATTTTTATTATGTAAAATCTGCTGCCGGTGAGGTATGGCATGAATTTGTAATGTATTGCATCCAACACAATTATGCAGGATTAGAAAACTTATCTTTAATTCCGGGAAATGTAGGTGCTAGTCCGATGCAAAACATTGGTGCTTACGGAGTAGAAATCAAAGATGTGTTTTATGAATTAGAGGCATTTCACATTGCGGATAAAAAAATGCGCACCTTCTCAAAAGCGGAATGCAAATTCGGTTACCGTGAAAGTGTTTTTAAACGTGAATTAAAAAATCAATACATCATCACCTCCGTTACGTTTAAGCTTTTCAAAACACCACAATTCAACACGAGTTATGGAGCCATTGAAACAGAGCTGAAAGCAATGGGCATCATCGAAAAAAGCATCCGAGCAATCAGCAAAGCCGTTTGCAACATCCGAAACAGCAAATTGCCTAATCCTGCAGAAATTGGCAATGCAGGAAGTTTCTTTAAAAATCCGGAAGTGGTTCGTGGGAAATACGAATTTCTTAAAATAAAATATCCAACCATTGTTGGATACGAATTAGAAAACGGAAATGTAAAATTGGCTGCAGGATGGCTGATTGAACAAGCCGGCTGGAAAGGTAAAACAATCGGAGAAGCCGGTGTTCACAAATTACAAGCACTGGTACTCGTAAATTATGGAAATGCAAAAGGGAACGAGATCTTCGATTTATCCACCAAAGTATTAGAATCAGTAAAAGAAAAATTTGGAGTAGAATTGGAACGTGAAGTAAATATTATCTAA
- a CDS encoding VWA domain-containing protein, with product MKSKIQEFIRFRIEAMSKSKINLLLLAIIFALSVNAQNVHHGALASNGSVYFRAEPVNNFLPDKAGNLYYYVHLQGVQKTLTDVKERMPLNISVVLDRSGSMDGDKLKYAKEALKYVVNNLDKNDVISIVLYDTEVDVFLSPQRLEDKEGLLKRIDRIATAGSTNLEGGIRKGYELVKSAKKLIGSEMVNRVMLLSDGQPNVGLSDEAGLCAITKSNFEENHISISTFGVGNDYNENLMAKMALQGGGLYYFIYSPEKLPSIFDEELKGLSKVIAKNTILKIKFPTEYLTYDRTFNFSSNLKGDVLEISFNDLFAEEQKSILICFKTKGKLTTPLAIESFIEYSNANVDPAVVVTDARKSEMKQAADEKEYDSGYNYAASEGYAHGITQELYDKAVENANAEQYAAAKLVVKEARDILDVHFKKVGENVYLREFDKQLSEYALLIDNMKDMDRETFRYNVKLSKEYGMKRKIRSKF from the coding sequence ATGAAATCAAAGATTCAAGAATTCATTCGCTTTAGAATTGAAGCGATGAGTAAATCGAAAATTAACCTTCTGCTGCTGGCAATTATTTTTGCCTTGTCAGTCAACGCGCAAAATGTTCACCATGGTGCACTTGCAAGTAACGGCTCTGTTTATTTCAGAGCCGAACCCGTAAATAATTTTCTGCCCGATAAAGCCGGAAATTTGTATTACTATGTCCATTTACAGGGAGTACAAAAAACATTGACAGATGTAAAAGAACGTATGCCATTAAACATTTCTGTTGTTTTGGATAGAAGTGGATCGATGGATGGTGATAAATTGAAATATGCAAAAGAAGCATTGAAGTACGTAGTGAATAATTTAGACAAAAACGATGTCATCTCCATAGTTTTATACGATACGGAGGTAGACGTTTTTTTATCACCACAACGCTTGGAAGATAAAGAGGGTTTGTTAAAACGAATTGATAGAATTGCAACTGCCGGTTCTACCAATTTAGAAGGCGGTATTCGCAAAGGCTATGAATTGGTGAAAAGTGCAAAAAAATTAATTGGCTCCGAAATGGTTAACCGTGTGATGTTGCTTTCTGACGGACAGCCCAATGTTGGATTGTCGGATGAAGCAGGATTGTGCGCCATTACAAAAAGTAATTTTGAAGAAAATCATATTTCTATTTCTACGTTTGGAGTTGGAAATGATTACAATGAAAACCTCATGGCCAAAATGGCATTGCAAGGGGGTGGATTGTATTATTTTATTTACTCACCAGAAAAACTTCCTTCCATCTTTGATGAAGAATTAAAAGGGTTGTCGAAAGTCATTGCAAAAAATACAATTTTGAAAATTAAATTTCCCACCGAATATTTAACGTATGATAGAACATTCAATTTCAGTAGCAACTTAAAAGGAGATGTTTTGGAGATCAGTTTTAATGACCTGTTTGCGGAGGAGCAAAAATCTATTTTGATTTGTTTTAAAACCAAAGGGAAATTAACGACACCTCTTGCAATAGAAAGTTTTATCGAGTATTCCAACGCGAATGTTGATCCGGCAGTGGTGGTGACAGATGCCAGAAAATCGGAGATGAAACAAGCCGCTGATGAGAAAGAATACGATTCAGGATATAATTATGCAGCAAGTGAAGGCTATGCACATGGAATTACACAAGAGTTGTATGATAAAGCAGTGGAAAATGCAAATGCTGAGCAATATGCAGCAGCTAAATTAGTAGTAAAAGAAGCCCGTGATATTTTAGATGTGCATTTCAAAAAGGTTGGAGAAAATGTTTATTTACGTGAATTTGATAAACAATTATCAGAATATGCATTGTTGATTGATAATATGAAAGACATGGATCGGGAAACATTCCGCTACAATGTGAAGTTGAGCAAAGAATACGGTATGAAAAGAAAGATTCGCTCAAAATTTTAA
- a CDS encoding sigma-70 family RNA polymerase sigma factor, translated as MFDINSILKNNDLPNGQAKKETVALLYQRYGKKLYGYAITKWKLSEDDSWELVYKTLYKVMDVGHRYQFNDESKFTGFLFKIFINYLRNHYRDTKAKGIVTTDLLEVHEKIVNDRVDSEQEQVPESPLMRCLQKALAILEDWQRILLLMRAQDHSYEAISKYVERPGDQLKVYHMRLKKVVTEKTNDCMNKNE; from the coding sequence ATGTTTGATATTAATTCCATACTCAAAAATAACGACTTGCCTAATGGTCAGGCAAAAAAGGAAACGGTTGCGTTGCTCTACCAACGGTATGGAAAAAAACTATACGGTTATGCAATAACCAAATGGAAACTTAGCGAGGATGATTCATGGGAATTGGTTTATAAAACGTTGTATAAGGTAATGGATGTTGGGCATCGCTATCAATTTAATGACGAAAGTAAGTTTACAGGTTTTCTCTTCAAGATTTTCATCAACTATTTGCGTAATCATTATCGAGATACGAAGGCAAAAGGTATCGTGACGACAGATTTATTGGAAGTACATGAAAAAATTGTAAATGATCGTGTCGACAGCGAGCAAGAACAAGTGCCAGAAAGCCCCTTGATGCGGTGTTTGCAAAAAGCACTAGCGATATTGGAGGATTGGCAACGCATACTTTTATTGATGCGTGCACAAGATCATTCCTATGAAGCAATTTCAAAATATGTGGAGCGACCAGGCGATCAACTTAAAGTATATCACATGCGTTTGAAAAAAGTAGTGACAGAAAAAACAAACGATTGCATGAATAAAAACGAATGA
- a CDS encoding SUMF1/EgtB/PvdO family nonheme iron enzyme: MKDSTSIHENDLEGALNALFLETYSQKEDEGVARFCLEQEYNVTINPKKEAAMLARLSGKSGGGKNILWIVIGLVLLGGSSLVLFTGKEDGQKVTNTTSSTLEKTSRSASEQTQTVSSSTIDEEKVEEKKSLSTSPYVVTDKFTPPVIDSLGIVKTYAPEVNNEPMPEKEKELPYFNKAGLEHFAKVKEKMLQKLLKIDDLLYAKTAPGSTMYKNTEVIVPPFVMANFPVTNLEYKTFLADLVMQGRFEDMKKCLPNETVWNEYGCPTLAKNYFSNEMYNDFPVVNIDLNASMMYCEWLQMEINEQLVGVSSKTSKVQGGGKRKQLLVRLPYDYEWIYAADAAYALIPNCAGYNTIFDPSEGLVDKGFYKRTSQVNKIDKSKETPMDKLSDVNRFGMSEAEMIEIFKKAINYKNVKSKSSGNPAEPALYPDNVEACCLAGHVSELIKSKEGELKMRGCCWQNKDEYLNMLSVFNKNGASPFVGFRVLIITSERGSDKNPFW, translated from the coding sequence ATGAAAGATTCGACTTCCATACACGAAAACGATTTGGAAGGAGCATTAAATGCTCTGTTTCTGGAGACCTATTCTCAAAAGGAGGATGAAGGTGTTGCGCGTTTTTGTTTGGAGCAAGAATACAACGTAACCATCAATCCTAAAAAAGAAGCCGCAATGCTGGCACGCTTAAGTGGAAAATCTGGTGGAGGAAAAAATATCCTTTGGATTGTTATTGGCTTGGTTTTACTTGGTGGTTCATCACTTGTTTTGTTTACAGGGAAAGAGGATGGACAAAAAGTAACAAACACAACTTCGTCAACTTTAGAAAAAACTTCTCGTTCTGCTTCTGAGCAAACTCAGACTGTTTCTTCTTCCACAATAGATGAAGAGAAAGTGGAAGAAAAAAAATCTTTAAGTACTTCACCGTATGTTGTCACAGATAAATTTACACCTCCAGTTATTGATAGTTTAGGAATTGTGAAGACATACGCTCCTGAAGTTAATAACGAACCAATGCCTGAAAAGGAAAAAGAACTCCCATATTTTAACAAAGCGGGTTTGGAACATTTTGCCAAAGTAAAAGAAAAAATGTTGCAAAAATTGTTGAAGATCGATGATTTGTTGTACGCGAAAACAGCACCCGGTTCCACCATGTATAAAAACACGGAAGTGATTGTGCCTCCTTTTGTAATGGCTAATTTTCCTGTTACGAATTTAGAATACAAAACATTTTTAGCCGACTTGGTGATGCAAGGACGATTTGAGGATATGAAAAAATGTTTGCCGAACGAAACTGTATGGAATGAATATGGTTGTCCAACGTTAGCCAAAAACTATTTTTCTAATGAAATGTATAACGATTTCCCCGTTGTAAACATCGATTTGAATGCAAGTATGATGTATTGCGAATGGTTGCAGATGGAAATCAATGAGCAACTTGTTGGTGTTTCGTCTAAGACTTCCAAAGTGCAAGGTGGAGGCAAAAGAAAACAATTGCTGGTGCGTTTGCCTTACGATTACGAATGGATATACGCTGCGGATGCCGCCTATGCGCTTATTCCTAATTGTGCAGGTTATAATACGATTTTTGACCCGAGCGAAGGGTTGGTGGACAAAGGTTTTTATAAACGCACATCACAGGTGAACAAAATTGACAAGAGCAAAGAAACGCCTATGGATAAACTTTCAGATGTTAACCGATTTGGGATGAGCGAAGCAGAAATGATTGAAATATTCAAAAAGGCAATAAACTACAAAAATGTAAAATCGAAAAGTTCCGGTAATCCTGCAGAACCTGCATTGTATCCCGATAATGTGGAAGCGTGCTGTTTGGCTGGACATGTAAGTGAATTAATAAAAAGTAAAGAAGGGGAATTAAAAATGAGAGGTTGCTGTTGGCAGAACAAAGATGAATATCTGAATATGCTTTCGGTGTTTAATAAAAATGGGGCATCTCCATTTGTTGGTTTTAGAGTTTTGATAATTACTTCGGAACGAGGGAGTGATAAGAATCCGTTTTGGTAG
- a CDS encoding ATP-binding cassette domain-containing protein, producing MALDTIISLHNVSIFQKYNLVLANVNISIDKGEFVYLIGKTGSGKSSLLKTLYADLDLIEGSGTVAGFDLAIIKRKEIPFLRRKLGIVFQDFQLLTDRSVNDNLMFVLKATGWKDKLAMQKRIQEVLEKVHLTTKGFKMPHELSGGEQQRISIARALLNDPELILADEPTGNLDPETSEGIMNLLVEISKNGRAVLIATHDIMMFDKFPSRTIKCENGKVIDSKLN from the coding sequence ATGGCACTCGACACAATTATCAGTCTGCATAACGTTTCAATTTTCCAAAAGTACAATTTGGTATTGGCCAATGTGAACATCAGCATCGACAAAGGCGAATTTGTTTACTTAATCGGGAAAACGGGCAGCGGAAAAAGTAGTTTGCTCAAAACCTTGTATGCCGACTTAGATCTTATCGAAGGAAGTGGAACCGTTGCCGGATTTGATTTGGCTATCATTAAACGCAAAGAAATTCCATTCCTAAGAAGAAAACTGGGCATTGTTTTCCAGGATTTCCAATTATTAACCGATAGAAGTGTCAACGACAACTTGATGTTTGTATTAAAAGCCACAGGCTGGAAAGATAAACTGGCAATGCAAAAACGCATTCAGGAAGTATTGGAAAAAGTGCATTTAACTACCAAAGGCTTCAAAATGCCACACGAACTTTCCGGTGGAGAACAACAACGTATTTCCATTGCTCGTGCTTTACTCAACGACCCTGAATTAATCTTAGCTGATGAGCCTACTGGTAACCTCGACCCTGAAACGTCCGAAGGCATCATGAATTTATTGGTAGAAATCAGCAAAAATGGCAGAGCTGTGCTTATCGCTACTCACGATATTATGATGTTTGATAAATTTCCTTCCCGCACCATCAAATGTGAAAACGGGAAGGTGATTGATTCTAAACTGAATTAA
- a CDS encoding glycosyltransferase, whose translation MEKHLHIISFDVPYPANYGGVIDVYYKLKALHSEGIKIHLHCFEYGRAEALSLESICEKVYYYKRNMSKSLLFSPLPFVVVTRSSEKLMENLLRDTYPILFEGLHSCFHLNDNRLMGRIKIVRTHNIEHEYYKNLQKVEKSVFKKVYFGMEGKKLERFERVLKKADFVAAISPADAKELSTRYQNVHHITAFHPNSEVKIKEGKGNFCLYHGNLEVGENNEAAMYLVNQVFSKIKIPLMIAGRKPSAELVAAVSNYSHISIKANINTQDIDELIRTAQINVLPTFQATGIKLKLLAALFTGRHCVVNSPMVANTGLEQLCSIQDQPEAMSEEIIRLFEQPFDMQEQHKRESILMEHFSNAKNVKKLIDLI comes from the coding sequence ATGGAAAAACATTTACATATTATTTCTTTTGATGTTCCTTATCCAGCCAATTATGGTGGGGTGATTGATGTATATTATAAATTAAAAGCACTGCATAGCGAAGGCATAAAAATTCATTTGCATTGTTTTGAGTACGGAAGGGCAGAAGCGTTGAGTTTGGAGAGCATTTGCGAAAAGGTATATTACTACAAACGGAACATGAGCAAATCCTTGCTATTTAGTCCGCTGCCTTTTGTGGTTGTTACTCGCTCCTCCGAAAAACTTATGGAGAATTTATTACGCGATACCTATCCGATTTTGTTTGAAGGGCTGCATTCTTGTTTTCATTTGAATGATAATCGTTTGATGGGACGTATTAAAATTGTGCGTACTCATAACATCGAACATGAGTATTACAAAAATCTTCAGAAAGTAGAAAAATCCGTTTTCAAAAAAGTATATTTTGGAATGGAGGGCAAGAAGTTGGAACGATTTGAACGCGTTTTAAAAAAGGCAGATTTTGTTGCCGCTATTTCGCCTGCTGATGCAAAGGAACTTTCTACACGCTACCAAAATGTGCATCACATCACTGCATTTCATCCAAATTCAGAAGTAAAGATTAAAGAAGGAAAAGGTAATTTCTGTTTGTATCACGGGAATTTGGAAGTAGGTGAAAACAATGAAGCTGCAATGTATTTGGTGAATCAAGTGTTTTCAAAAATAAAAATTCCGTTGATGATTGCCGGCAGAAAACCTTCTGCAGAATTAGTTGCAGCCGTTTCCAATTATTCACACATCAGCATTAAAGCGAACATCAACACGCAAGATATCGATGAGTTGATCCGTACAGCTCAAATCAATGTATTACCCACCTTTCAAGCTACCGGAATAAAATTAAAATTGTTGGCTGCTTTGTTTACCGGCAGACATTGCGTTGTAAACTCTCCAATGGTAGCCAATACAGGTTTGGAGCAGCTATGTTCTATCCAGGATCAACCGGAGGCGATGTCGGAAGAAATTATACGCTTGTTTGAACAACCGTTTGATATGCAGGAGCAACATAAGCGTGAATCCATCCTCATGGAACATTTTTCCAATGCGAAAAATGTGAAAAAACTTATCGACTTAATTTAG
- a CDS encoding glycosyltransferase: MVKKVIVSVINDLSTDQRVHKVCTTLEELGYEVTLVGRRQRASLPIAARTYSTKRMFLLFEKGPLFYAEFQFRLFLYLLFHKADVLVANDLDTLWPNYQISKLKSSHLVYDSHELFCEVPELQNNPKKKNIWKNIEREIFPKLKHVFTVNDSIAKIYSEEYKVIVKVVRNIPLLSTQATIAHESKETLGIPTDKKIIVLQGAGINIDRGGEEAVEAMQYVDNAILLIIGSGDVMDVLKKMVQDLKLNNKVKFIGKVPFQKLVQYTRHADLGLTLDKDTNINYKYSLPNKLFDYIHAGVPVLASGLVEIKKIIDEYAIGDCITSHDSKHIADKINGILSDENKLQLWKKNTKIASEKLNWENEEKQLVEVYSKFL; the protein is encoded by the coding sequence ATAGTGAAAAAAGTCATTGTCTCCGTCATAAACGATTTGAGTACCGACCAGCGTGTACATAAGGTGTGCACGACTTTGGAGGAGCTGGGTTATGAGGTTACTTTGGTTGGCAGAAGGCAACGCGCAAGCTTACCAATTGCAGCGAGAACCTATTCTACAAAACGGATGTTTTTGCTGTTTGAAAAAGGTCCGCTTTTTTATGCAGAATTTCAATTCCGACTATTTCTTTATTTATTGTTCCATAAAGCAGATGTGCTGGTCGCAAACGATTTGGATACCTTGTGGCCGAATTATCAGATTTCCAAATTAAAGTCGTCTCATCTGGTGTATGATAGTCATGAATTGTTTTGTGAAGTGCCCGAATTACAAAATAATCCAAAGAAAAAAAATATCTGGAAAAACATTGAACGGGAAATTTTCCCGAAATTGAAACATGTTTTTACGGTAAATGATTCCATTGCAAAAATCTATTCGGAAGAATACAAGGTAATTGTTAAAGTGGTGCGGAATATTCCTTTGCTCTCAACCCAGGCAACCATTGCGCATGAAAGCAAAGAAACTCTAGGTATTCCCACCGATAAAAAAATAATTGTTTTGCAAGGAGCTGGTATTAATATCGACCGAGGAGGAGAGGAGGCCGTTGAAGCAATGCAATATGTTGATAATGCTATTTTACTAATTATCGGTAGTGGAGATGTGATGGATGTGTTGAAGAAGATGGTCCAGGACTTAAAACTTAATAATAAAGTTAAATTTATAGGTAAAGTTCCATTCCAAAAATTGGTGCAATACACCCGTCATGCTGATTTAGGATTGACGTTAGATAAAGACACAAATATTAATTATAAATACAGTTTGCCAAATAAGTTGTTTGATTATATCCACGCAGGTGTTCCTGTATTGGCTTCCGGACTGGTAGAGATAAAAAAAATAATTGATGAGTATGCTATTGGCGATTGTATTACTTCGCACGACTCCAAGCACATTGCCGACAAAATTAATGGTATTTTGTCGGACGAAAATAAACTCCAGTTGTGGAAAAAAAACACTAAAATTGCATCCGAAAAATTAAATTGGGAGAACGAGGAAAAACAGTTGGTTGAAGTTTATTCGAAATTTTTATGA
- a CDS encoding DinB family protein — protein sequence MKRPLPNEYPSFYKHYVDNVKTDNIIKELRDQVIDIQAIISEIPEEKEEYLYAPGKWTIKEIIGHIIDTERVLGYRAMRFARKDKTPLPGYDENHFVANANFNNQTLYSLGHEFAIVREANLALFKTWNEEALSQVGVANGLEVTVRAMLFMIAGHATHHMNVIKEKYLNE from the coding sequence ATGAAACGTCCTCTTCCCAACGAGTACCCTTCATTCTATAAACATTATGTTGATAATGTTAAAACAGATAATATTATTAAGGAGCTGCGCGATCAGGTAATCGATATTCAAGCGATTATTTCAGAGATTCCGGAGGAGAAAGAGGAGTATCTCTATGCTCCTGGAAAATGGACTATCAAAGAAATTATTGGCCACATCATTGATACGGAAAGAGTGTTGGGGTATCGTGCCATGCGTTTTGCTCGAAAAGATAAAACCCCTTTGCCGGGTTACGATGAAAATCATTTTGTAGCGAATGCTAATTTTAATAATCAAACATTGTATAGTTTAGGGCATGAATTTGCAATTGTTCGTGAAGCGAATTTGGCTTTATTTAAAACCTGGAACGAGGAAGCATTAAGCCAAGTAGGCGTTGCCAATGGTTTGGAGGTTACAGTGCGTGCAATGTTGTTTATGATTGCCGGGCATGCCACCCATCATATGAATGTGATTAAAGAAAAATATTTGAACGAGTAA